GGAATTGCCTTTTATCGGAGTAGATATAGGTGGTTCTCATATTACTGCTGCGCATATCGATCCTAAATCTTATGAAGTAATTGATCACACGCTGAAACGAGAACGTGTAGCTTCTATGGGCAGCGCCGAAGTGATTTTGAAGTCGTGGGTCAGCGCTCTTTCGTCACTTATTCCAGATTCAGCTCAGGGAGATATTCAGGTCGGCATTGCCATGCCGGGCCCTTTCGACTATGAACAGGGTGTATCCCTGATGCAAAACCAGCAAAAATATGATGCTCTTTACGGTCTTAATGTAAGGAATTTACTTGCTGACAGGCTCGGGATACCGGGAGAGCATATCGTTTTTATAAATGATGCTGAGGCTTTTTTGCGCGGTGAACTTGCCTCTGGTGCGGCAGCTGACTTTGAACGCGCTATCGGCATAACACTGGGCACAGGCCTTGGCTCCACCAGCAATTGCAGCGGAAAGGTTCAGGATATGAACCTTGCATTTATGCCGTTTCATGATAGCATAGCTGAAGAATACATTTCTACACGTTGGTTTCTGAAGCGTTATAAGGAACATACAGGTAAAGATGCCAGAAATGTGGAAGAGGTACTTTGTGATGCAGACGAGGCGGTCAGATCGTTGCTGTTTGATGAATTTACTACAAATCTGGCTGCATTTCTAGATGCATTCATTGCACAGGAAAATCCGCAGGTGCTTGTGATCGGCGGAAATATTGCGAGGTGCTGGGACCACTTTATAGATCAGCTTAAGGATAAGGTGACAAATAAAGATGTGGTTATCCACCAAAGTAAAATGTGGGAGGATGCCGCCCTGGTTGGCGCGGCTTGTAGCTGGGCATAATATGAAAAGAGTATTTGCGCTGTTTGCTTTTACATTTGCAGTCCTCCAGCTTTCGGCCGCTACTGTCGATACGGTAGTCACACGAAGTGTGTCTATGAAAAAAGATATTAAGGCCGTTGTCATAAAGCCTGATTCTTACGGCTCGGGGAAGGCATATCCGACAGTTTATCTCTTACACGGTGCAGGTGATAAATTCTCTGGTTGGGTGAATAAGGTTCCGCGAATAAAGAAGTATGCGGATGATTTTGATCTGATCATCGTTTGCCCCGATGGCAATGTTACCAGCTGGTATTTTGATAGTCCGCTTGACCCCACGTGGAAATATGAGACCTACGTTGCGACAGAGCTGGTTAACTGGATAGACAACAAATACAACACCATTAAAAATCGGAGCGGCAGGGCGATCACTGGTTTAAGTATGGGCGGACACGGTGCGCTTTATTTGTCAATAAGGCATCAGGATGTGTTTGGCGCCGCCGGTAGCATGAGTGGTGGCGTAGATATCCGACCGTTTCCGATGAACTGGGACATTGCAAAACGACTTGGGCCTAAAAGCCAGTACCCTCAGCGTTGGGAGGAGAACACAGTGGTGAACTTGCTCCATCTGCTGGAACCTAACAAACTATCGTTGATCATTGACTGCGGCCGCGACGACTTTTTTTATGAGGTCAACATACAATTGCACGAGCGATTGGCCTACCTCAACATACCTCACGATTTTACCATACGCCCCGGTGCACATAACTGGGAGTACTGGACAAATGCGGTAGGATACCAACTGATGTATTTCAATAATTTTTTCGGCAGAAAGTAGACGCTCAGGCGTGGCCGATCACCAGTTCGTCGTGCATTAAAATGCATTCTTTTATGGCGTCTAGCAATGGGAGATCTATCCGGCAATCCAGGCTCTGCCGGCAATAATTATCATCTTCATGATCAATTTCAATCGTGGCCATACGCTCGTGGTGGTCGTTATAGATCTGAAATTTTTCCTCACTTAACGCTCGTATGTTGAAGATGTGTCCGTAGCCGGCTGAATCCGCCACCTGTATTTTGAACTGTTCCATAGTTTTAGGGTTGATTATTTTTTAACAATCTGTATTTCAGAATGTTCTTGCTATTTTCAGTTTTTTATGACAACATATTTTTTCCTATATTAGGCAAACTAAAATGTCATAACGATGAAAAAAACCATTGTATTATCCTTTATTGCGGCCTTTTTTACGCTGAGCGTGTCGGCTCAACAGGACAAGAGTAAAAGGCCAAGTCCCCCTGCTGTCACAAAAGAAACCACAGCTTCAGGTCTTACAATTATGATTGATTACAGTCAGCCTTCCCTGAAAGGACGTGCTATTGGTACAGAGCTTGCGCCCTACGGCAAAGTATGGCGGGCCGGTGCAAACGAGGCGACGATTTTTGAGATCAGCAAAAACGCGAAGGTGGAAGGAAAAGCACTTCCGGCCGGCAAGTACGCACTGCATGCAATTCCGGGT
This region of Pedobacter faecalis genomic DNA includes:
- a CDS encoding DUF2911 domain-containing protein gives rise to the protein MKKTIVLSFIAAFFTLSVSAQQDKSKRPSPPAVTKETTASGLTIMIDYSQPSLKGRAIGTELAPYGKVWRAGANEATIFEISKNAKVEGKALPAGKYALHAIPGEKEWVFIFNKKWQKPGTEYNEAENALQVSVRPEKSSAATEKMTFTISKAGKVTLLWGNLAVPFNVK
- a CDS encoding ROK family protein, which produces MNIKPSELPFIGVDIGGSHITAAHIDPKSYEVIDHTLKRERVASMGSAEVILKSWVSALSSLIPDSAQGDIQVGIAMPGPFDYEQGVSLMQNQQKYDALYGLNVRNLLADRLGIPGEHIVFINDAEAFLRGELASGAAADFERAIGITLGTGLGSTSNCSGKVQDMNLAFMPFHDSIAEEYISTRWFLKRYKEHTGKDARNVEEVLCDADEAVRSLLFDEFTTNLAAFLDAFIAQENPQVLVIGGNIARCWDHFIDQLKDKVTNKDVVIHQSKMWEDAALVGAACSWA
- a CDS encoding alpha/beta hydrolase encodes the protein MKRVFALFAFTFAVLQLSAATVDTVVTRSVSMKKDIKAVVIKPDSYGSGKAYPTVYLLHGAGDKFSGWVNKVPRIKKYADDFDLIIVCPDGNVTSWYFDSPLDPTWKYETYVATELVNWIDNKYNTIKNRSGRAITGLSMGGHGALYLSIRHQDVFGAAGSMSGGVDIRPFPMNWDIAKRLGPKSQYPQRWEENTVVNLLHLLEPNKLSLIIDCGRDDFFYEVNIQLHERLAYLNIPHDFTIRPGAHNWEYWTNAVGYQLMYFNNFFGRK